GGAACGAATAAGGACGTTCACCAGGTAGGGGTCGAGCACGTAGGGCCCGATCAGCGACGCCACCGCCAGGACGGCGACGACGGCGCCCTTTCCCCAGGGCAGCCTGCGGATGATCGGCGCGGCGGAAGTCATTTCAATGGCCATGGTTCATCTCAGTCGAGGACGAAGCCCTTGGGGCGGATGCGCAGCAGCAGGGCGGCGGCGACGGCGATCGTGAGGCCGCCCAGGATCGGGCTGCCGTAGGTGCTGATCACCAGCTGCAGGCCGCCCAGGACCACCGATCCGATGAGCAGCGCCAGCAGCGATGAGCCGGCCACCAGCACCAGCATGAAGGCGTTGACCAGCCACGGCACCCCCATGTTGGGGTCGACGCTGGACAGCGGCGTGATGATGGCGCCGGCCAGCGAGGCCAGGCCGGCGCCGAGGCCGAAAGCGATCAGGCGCACGCTGGAGCTGTTGATGCCCAGGGCCTGGGCCAGGTTCTCGTTCATGATCACAGCCCGGGCGTTGAGGCCCAAGCGGGTGCGGTGCATCAAGAGGGCGAGAAGCCCGCCGATGACGATGGCGCCGCCGGTTGCGGCCAGGCGGTAGACCGAATAGGAGCCGTCCAACAGTTCCACGGCGCCGGTCATCGGACTTTGCACGAACTGGACACCGCGGCCGAAACCGATGGTGATGAGCTGGCTGATGATGATGCCGAGCCCCCAGGTCGCCAGGATGGCGTCGAGCGGACGGTCGTAGAGCGGCTTGACGATGAACCGTTCCACGGCGGCGCCGAGCACCAGGCCGACCAGCAGCGAGAATGGATAGGCGAGCAGGGGGGGCCAGCCCATCTGCGTGACCACCAGGGCCGAATAGCCGCCGATGGTGAGGAAGGCGCCGTGGGCGAAATTGATGATTTTGAGAACGCCGAACGAGATCAGCAGCCCGCAGGAGACGGCAAAGAGGATTGCCGCGGTCGTCACGATGTCGAGGATCAGCACCTGCATGATAAGCGTCCTGGTCGGCGGGGAGGAGGGGCGTGAAGCGCGGGAGGGCGCTTCACGCCGTTGCTTCAGGATCGGATGCCGTTGATCATTTCAGGTTCGGGCACTGGTCGCCCGGATCGACGTTGGCGAAGGACGCGATGACCTCGACGCTGCCGTCGGGCTTGACCTGTCCCAGGTACATCGTCAGCGGCGCGTGGCGCTGCTTCGACATCTGGATGACGCCGCGCGGCCCCTTGTAGGAGACGTCGTCGAGTACGTCGATCACCTTTTCAGCGTCGGTACCACCGGCCTTCTCGACCGCGGCCTTGTACAGATAGACCGCCTCGTATTGCGGCACCGACAGGTCGTTCGGGGTTTTCAGACCGGTGCCGAACTTCTTTCCCATAGCGGCCAAGAACGTCTTGTTCTCGGCCGAGTCGATGCTGGTAAGGTACGAGGCCGAGATGTAAATGCCGGCGGCGTCCGCGCCCATGCTCTTGGCGGTGCCTTCATCCACGGCCAGGTTGCCGTAAAGCTTGTCGATGCCGGCGGCCCGAAGCTGCTTGGTCAGCGTGACGTTCGGCGCGCCGCCTGCGGTCGACGTGATCAGCGCATCGGGATTGGCCGAGCGGATCTTGGAAATGATCGGCGTCCAATCGGTGGCGTCCATCGGCGCGTATTCCTCGCCGAGAATCTTGCCGCCGCGGGATTCGATGTACTTGCGGCTGAATTCCAGCATGCCGCGCCCGAAGGCGTAGTCGCTGCCGACCAGGAAGAAGGTCTTGGCCGATTTCTTGTCCATGAAGTGGTCGACGATCGGGGCAACCTGCTGATCGGGCACCCAGGCGTCGACATAGAGGTACTTGTTGCAGGACCGGCCCTCGTAGAACGAGGTGTAGATGAACGGCACCTTGCCGCGCGAGACGATCGGCAGGCCGGCATTGCGGGCGGCCGAGGTTTCCATCGAGATCAGGACATTGACCTTGTCGCGGAAGACCAGCTGGTCGAAAGCCTTCTGGGCGCCGGCGGCGCCGCTGCCATCGTCGGCGACGACCAGTTCGAGCTTCTTGCCGAGAACGCCGCCGGCGGCGTTGATTTCCTCGACCGCCAGCTCGGCCGACTGTACGACCGAAGGGGCGACGACGCTGTTGGCGCCGCTCAGGCCCACCGGAACGCCGATCTTAATGGTTTGTTGCGCCTGCGCCGGCAACGATGCGATGCCGGCCAGCACCATCGCCGCGCCCAAGAAGGCCCGGCGACTTGGGTTTGCGGCCAGGCGGCCGCGAAGAGAGGCTTCTGGGCGGGAACGCGACATGGGTAAACTCCTTTTCATTGATCACGACCAAGGGACCGTGCTATAATTTGCATATGCAAATATTGAATTGTCAAATAATTTTATCGAAGGGGACTTCCAGGACGCAGAATCGGCGGTGGCTGGCGTCAACCGATCGGGAAGGTTTCGATCACGTCGAAGCGGGTTTCATGCGCCTGGGCAAGGTATGTCGGTCGCCGCAGTTCCTGGTCGGAGAACCGCGCAGCGCCTCGCGGGCCGTGGACGGCAAAATGCTCGCCGGCGCGGTCCAGCCAGCGGGGATTGTCCGCTCTCGCTTCCAAAAGGGCCTTGGCAAACCACAAGCCTTCGAAGAGCGACTGGGTATAGCTGCTTTGAAGCGGGGCGAGGCGGCCGAAGCGGGCCCGATAACGGGCCAGGAAGGTCCGGTTCGACGGCATGTCCAGGCTTTCGAAATAGCCGCTGCAACTGTAGAGGTTGTCGGCATTGGAGGGACCGATGGCGAGCAGCAGGTTTTCCTCGATATCGGGGGAGAACCGCACGACGTCGCCGCTCAATCCCGCCTCCGCGAAGTCGCGGTGGAATTCGACCGCGCCATGGCCGATCAGCAGGCTGACGACGGCCTCGGCGCCGGATGTCGCGATGGCGCGGACGTCGTCTCGGAAATCCAGGTGGCGGAACGGAACGTAGCGCGAGCCCACCAGCTTGCCGCCGCCGGCGTGGATGGCCCCGACGATGGCCGAGGCGGCGCGTCGCGGCCAGACGTAGTCGTGGCCGATCAGGTACCAGCGACGCAGGTTCAGTCGATCCATCAGGCGGGCGATGGCCGGCCGCAACTGCCGCTCCGGTGTTTCGCCGATGGCATACACGCCGGCATGATGTTCACCCCCCTCATAGTGCGGCGTGTAGATGTAAGGGATGCGCCCATCGAGCCGCTCGACCAGCTGCTCGCGCAGATGGCTGGGGTGGGTGCCGATGATGGCCGCCGGTTCGGCATCGGCGCCCCGGATACCCTGGACGACGGCATCGATGCCGAGCCCGGCATCCACGCGTTGGACGCTGAGTGGCCGGCCGCAGACGCCGCCGCTCCGGTTGATCTCCTCGACGGCCAATCCCATCGCGGCCAGCGTCGAGGGCCCCATCATGCCCAGTAGGCCACTCGCCGGCGCGACGACGGCAAAAGTCAGTGACTTCTCCATGACGGCATTCTCCGAGCCGGCCGCGACTGCCGCGCCGGCTCCCTTGACGCCAAGGTTCACACGATGCAAACACTCACCATCATTGATGACGCTTTCTTTCCTCACGCAAGCCGCGTGCCATGGCTTTCTCCCGGAATTCCGCCACTTGATGCGGCAGAGCGCTTGAATGGGGCCGTCGCGGGTGCTTAGTATTTCTTCATCTGCCCACGCTTTGAGCGACGACGGCCAGCTGGATCGAGTTGAATAGATGACACGCAGCAGCGGCGGCCCTCGGGCAGCGGTTTCGACGGCAAGCAACAGGCCCAAGGGAAGCCGTCGGCCATCGCCGGCCGACCTCAGGCATCGCCTGCTGACCGCCCTGACGCGCGCTTATGGCGCCGCCATCCGTTCCTACAACAAGCTTGCCCGCGAACTCGACATTCCGTTCGAACAGTGGCTGGTGCTGGCCGAGATGCGCCGGCATGAAAGCGTCAGCATGGGCGAACTGGTGAAAATCCTCGGCTTCAATTTCTCGACGCTGACGCGCATCGTCGATCGCATGGTCAATTCCTCGCTGATCTATCGCCAGGTCGATCCGCAGGACCGGCGGAAGGTCGTCATGGTGTTGACCGACGAGGGCCGGGGGCGGCTTGAACAGATCGACCGGCACCTCGATGGCGCCTTGCTTCCGACGAGCGCTCTGGCGACCGAGGGACCCGCCGTGCTGGCCGACCTGGTCCGCTTGGCTGAACAATTTCCCGAGGAATGAACTGCCTTGGATAAAATGATGAGCCCTCGCATTCCCGATCCCGTCGACCTGACCCGCCGCCTTATCGCCTTCGATACCATCAACTCCCGGGGCAGGAACGGGCTTGCGCCCAATCCCTGGCCGATCTGATGACGGATGCCGGATTCGACTGCGCCTTGCATGCCTTGGACGACAGCCGCGCCAGCCTGATCGCGCGGTTGGGCGATCGAAAGGCGCAACGGGCGCCGTTGGCGTTCACCGGCCAAATCGATACGGTGCCGCTGGGCGCGGCGCCGTGGACGCAGGACCCGTTCGCCGGCGACATCATCGACGGCTGCCTGTACGGGCGCGGATCGAGCGACATGAAGAGCGGCTTGGCCGCCTTCGTCGTCGCGGCAATCACCGAGGCCGAGCGGATCGGCGATGGGGCCGGGGTTCTGATGGCGATTACCGCCGGCGAGGAAACCGGGTGCGACGGCGCCATGGCATTGGCCGAAGGCGGCCATCTTCCGTTTCGAAGATGCGTTTTACCTCCGGAAGGGGCATTCGCTTCCGAAGTTCCCGCCTGACGGCAGCGGTCCGCGCCTGGCCGGCGGGCGTGCCACGGTGCCGACTCTTGTGCCGGCACGTTCCGCGGTTGTCGCGCGTTCCGCGGCGGGCAAAAAGCCAATATTTCTGCAGCTTTCAGCTTGGTTTGCCACGAACAGCCATGTCCGGACGGAGAATTGCTAAACCGTCGTGCTCTTAACGGGGCACCGGGGGTTCGAATCCCCCCCCCTCTCCGCCACAATTTCCTATAACCCGTTATATTTGAAAGAGTTTTCAAAAAGTGCCTATTTTTGTATCGCCAGTTTTCCGCGACTTGCGGGGGCGATTCATCAGGCTTGGCCGCGAAAGCTGGCGAAGCATAAAATTCGAGCAATAGCCATTGGCGGTCGTCACGTTCGAAATTGCTCACGGAGTTGAGGTTTCGGTTCTGGATGGGAATTGCCGTTTTTCCGTGAGTTCAGAAGACGGCCCATCTTTCCCTGACCGTATTAGTCTTTCGCTCTTTTCACGTCGTTGTTCATGCTGGTGTAGGCAATCCAGGGACGACCGGACGAATCGACACCTACTTTGTCCGCTTCCTCATTGTTGACCGTGTCGAAGCTTTTGTTGGTGGCGTTCCACTTTCTCAGCTGCATTTTGCTGCCGTTCCAATGGGTGATATAAATGGTCCCGTCGGTGCCTGCGGCGATTGCACTCCCCTCGATACTCTGTCCCAGGGGGCGATTCTCGAACTTCGTTCCCGTGTATTGCTGGACGATATTGTTGTCGTCCAGTATCCACAAATCCCCGGCGCGTCCGACCGCGACCTTTTTCACATCGTCGTTGCTGAACTTGGTGAAGGCATTGGTTCCGGTCTTCAACAGGTAAAGCGTCGAGCCGACAACGATATGGACCTTCCCGTCTGCGCCGATCGACAAACTGTTCGCCGAACCGGAAACCACCGAATACGTCTTCGACAGCGTTCCCTTCGAATTCAACTTGTAAACAGTTCCGCTCTTGAACCCCCAAAAATTGTCGTTGCCATCAACGCCAATTTGTTCGACGTCCGTCGGAAACGAAATCAAGGTCTCCTCGAACGCCTTCGTTTTGTTGTTGAAATGCAAGAGGACCTTGGGCGGAAGCTGCTGCTGCTGCCCCCCCTTTTCGCCATAGACATAGATCTCGTCGTTCCGCCCGACGATCAGGCTACTGAAATTCGTAAGCCCGGTGCTGTAGGAGTCGAATTTCATGTTCTTGGAGAACGTGAAGCCGGTGGAGGAAGGCAGGTTGACCACCGCGCCGGTGCCGCCGCTGCCTGTTGTGTCACCTGCCGTGCCGGCGGCAACGGCACGATCCTGGGCCTCGTCACGCTCGAAGAAGGCGGAGGCCAGCACCAACTCGGCGCTGGTCACCAGCCACGGATAACCGTTGGGCCCCACCGCGACGCGCAACGGCGTATGGCCCGGAGTCTGGACCATTTCGAAGGTCTCGCCGTCCGCGCCGAGACGCATCAAGCGGCTCCGGTCTGACACCACGTAAACGCTGCCGTCCGGGCCGATGGCGATGCTCGTGGCCTTTTGCGGCAGCACCCTGCACGGAGACCCACCGCAACGCTGAACAAGGCTGTCGGAACGGATGGTCCAGGGCGTGCCGTCGGGCGCCACCGCCACCAGCAGACCTTGCCCCGGGATGCGCTCGAAACGGGTCATGGCGGCATCGAGCCGGTAAAGACCGCCCGTAGCATCCGTGATCATGACGGTGCCGTCTCCGCCGATGGCAATGTCCGAGCCGATAGCATTGGGGATCTGCTTCCACAGTTCGCCGGTGTGGCGGAACACGCGCCCCAATGTGGAAATCCCCCAAGGGTTGCCGCCTGGGTCCACGGCGATACGCGCCAGGGTTCCGGGAAAGCCTTCGAACCGCCGACGCGCGTTGGACCAGCGCAGTACGTTTCCGCCGGCGTCGAGACCGAAAACGCTGCCGTCCTTGCCGATGGCAAGATCGGAAGCGGTCTTGCGCGTGTTGACGAAGGTGATCGGCCCTTTCGCCGTTATGGCGGTGGGATCCGTCGACGCCGTCAATCCTGAATCGGGTTCCACCGTCGCGGGCTTCGCCGCCTTGGTCCCCGTTGCCGCCGGCGGAGCTGCCGCCGGAGATCTCGCGGTCGGGGCCGGCGCCATCAACGGCTGCGCCTGCGCCGGAGGCGCGGTGGGCGTCTCCGGCGTGGCGGGAGCGGCCTGCAAGGCGGATGCCACCGCAAGGGGCGCGCTGTCCACCGGGGCGCTGGCTTGCGGAGCCTGGGCCTGCGGCGCCACGGCCTGTGGAGCGAGCCCCTCTTTGGTCTTGATGCGTTCCTCGACGACCAGCAGCGTGGTCGCCATGATGACGCCGCCCTCCACCACCGCCCAGGGCCCGCCGTCGGGAGCCGCAGCCACGGCGGAAACCTTGTGGATCCCCGGCACCAGCGCCCAGCGGTTCTCGGCGGCATTCCATATACGGAGTTCGCCCTCCGCATCCGCGATCACCACCGTGTCGTCCCCGTTGGCGGCGATGTCCAGCGCAAGGCCCGGCAGGTCCGTCCAGGTCTTGCCGTCGAAGGCGCGGATCCGCCCGTTCCCGGTCACGACCCAGGGATGGCCGGCGCGGTCCAGCGCCAGGCGTCTGGCCGTCCCCTCCAGGGGCCGCCATTCGCTGCGCAGGGGATTCCACTTTTTGATCTCGCCGCTGACCTTGGCGATATAGACGTTGCCCAAGGCATCGGCGGCGACATCGGCGACGTCGGTATCCTTGTTCTCCCACCACAGGCCGTTATAGCGGAACACCACGCCGTCGGCGCCGACCGCCCAGGGTCGGTTCGCTTCCGCTGCGGTAATGCGGACGAATCTGCCCGACATGCGCCGCCAGCGCTGTTCCAGCGCATCCCAGCGCCACGGCGTTCCATCCGGCGCGACGGCGTAGGCCTGGCCCTCGCTGTTGATGGAGATGTCCACGGCCGTGCCGGGGAGACGGTGCCATTGCGGGGCTTCGGCCGGGCTGCCCTGCGCTCGGGCAAGCCCGCTTAACTGGCTCACACCGGTCACCAGGCAAAGCAGAAGCAGCAGATGTTTACCGTATGGCCAGATCACGACGCGGTTCCCCCTTCGCGGACGGTGGACGGTTTTATAGGGTGAGCCGGTTTTTCAGTTCACCAGCAACCGGTCGCGGACCATTGCGAACTGTTCCAGGACATTCGGATCATTCCGCCAGGACTGAACCTGGATATCTCCGGCGCGGAATTCCTCGAAGAACTCCCGTCCCTGCAGCTTGCCGATGATCTCGTTGAACGCCGGACGCGGCGTGAACCAATCCTTGTGGCGCTGCTCCAGGCGATCGACGTCGCGCTCCAGATCAGACATTTCATCGATCGTTTTCTTACGATCTTCCGCCGATTGGCGCGCGTAGATGGGGCGGCGCGGCGTCATCAGGATCAGGATGGAACGCTCGAATTCGCGCTCGACCCGTTGGGAAAACAGCAGGTTCACGATCGGAATATCCATCAACAGCGGCACGCCGTCGGCGATCTTATTGGTTTCGCGCTCGCTCAATCCGCCCAACACCAGGGTCTCGCCGAACTTCATGGTGACCGTGGAGTTGACGTTGGTCTTGGTGGTGTCGAGGCGGAACTCGAACACGACCGAATTGGACGGATCGGTCAGGAAGGTCCGTTCCGCCACCACGTGCAGGCGAATCATGTCGTCGGGCAGGATTTCCGGCGTCACCGCCAGCTTTACGCCGACCTCCTTCTGAACCGACACCGAATCCCCGTTGCCGCCTGAAACCGCAGCGGCAAGGATTTCCGTGCCGGAAAAGAATTCCGACGTCTGCCCCGCTTGCGCCACCAGGCTCGGCTTGGCCAGGATCTGATTATTGGCATCCGCCGAATTGGCAATGTTCAATGAATAGGTTACCGCCGGAATGGAGATCATCCGCGTGATCGTTTGGGTACTTTGCGCCAGGCCGGAATTCAGATAGTCCTTGGTCTTCGTGGTGGTCAGCCCCAATCCGGCGGTGCCGGTCAGCGGGTCGCCGAACTGCAACTGCAGTCCGTTCAGCAGGTTGATTCCACGGGAATTACGCACGTCTTCCTGGGTGCCGATCAGCACCACATCCACCACCACCATACTGGAATCGGCGAAATCGCTGCCCGGCTGGGGAATGCCGACTGCGCTGGGCGCGCCCGGCGCGTTGGGGCTGGCCTGGGCCCCGTAGGGATTGCTGTCGGAACCGTAAGGATTGGCCCCATATTGCGCGAGAAGAACCTTGGCGTCGCTGTCATAAAAGGATTGCCAGCTGTTCACCCTGCGCTCCAGCCGCTTGATAGTCCGCGTGTCCGCCACCGCCTGACGATAAGCCGCCACGAATTCCGCCGCGCCCGCGCGGTCGTCCATCGCCGCCAACGCCAGCGCCCGCGCCTTCAGCACATCGGGCCGCTCCGGGGTGTCGGGCGAGACCACCATCAGCCGCTTCAGCGCCGCCTCGGCGGTCTTGGGATCGCGCGCATAGTAGGAGGCCGCCGCCAGACTGTAGAGCACCGCCGGATCGTCGCCCCGGTGCAGCGCCACGGCGGCGAAATGGCCCTTGGCCAAGCCGTAGCGGCGCTGGTCCATGTACAGAAGTCCCAACTGGTAACGCGCCGCGAGGTTTCCAGGATCGAATTTCAGCGCCCGGGAATAACCCTGCTCGGCGAGATCGAACTTGCTGGCATCCCCCGCCTTACCCATCAGGTGATAGGCCAGGCCGTTGAGAAACTGCAGGTCGGAATTGGTGACGTCCAGCTTCAGCGCCAGGTTGGTCAACCGGGAGGCCTCCTCCAGCTTGCCGTCCTCCAGCGCCCGGGTGCCCGCGCGCACCAGCTCTTTGACGGCGTTCGTTTGCACGGTCAGGCTGATCGCCGTCGGGTCGGCCTCGGCTGCCGCGGTAACCGGCCCGCCGTCGACACCCGCCGTCTGACACGCGGCAACCAGGAAGGTGGACAGCATCAATGCCGACCGAAATGACGCTTTGCGCATTAATTTTCCCCCCATTTCACTGTTCGTCTGCCAATCTCAACCCCTCCGCTGGTTATTGCAGACGATAAATGTCGTTCGTCTTCGTGAGCCGCCACACCTGCCCATCGCCGGCACCGATCGCTTGGGCGTCCGTGTCCTGTGAAACCGGATCCCAGTTCAGCTTCGTGCCGTTAAACACATAGACCTTGCCGTCGGAACCGACGACCTGGGCAGCGCCCGGGGCATCGACCGCCACGTCGACGGCGGCGCCGGGAAGCCTGTCCCACTGCAGGTTGTTATTGTGCACGAAGATGTTGCCCTGCTCGTTCACGACCCACGGCCTGCCGTCCCGATCGATGTCGATCCGCTGGGCATTTCCCGGAACATGCTGCCATCCATTACCGGCACGTTGATGGATTTTCCCATCGACGCCGATGATCCACACCCCCTTGGCGCTGGCACCGATGTCTTGCGCGGCGGGGCCCGGAACCTTCTTCCACCCGGTGCCCGACTGGGCGAAAATCATGCCCTTGCTGTTCACCACCCAGGCTTGGGTGCCGAAAACCGCAATGCGGGTCGCGGCGCCGGACAACTTGCTCCAGGTAGTAGCGGTTTTGGCGCGCTTGAAGATCTGATAGCCGCTGCCTTCCTGGGTCGTACCGATCACATACGCGGTGCCGTCGGACCCGATCGCGACATCCCGGGCCGCGCCGTCGATTTTCACCCACTTCGAAGCGCCTTGCGCGACCGCCCCCGAGGGGGCATTCACGACGACACGATCGCCAACCAAAGCCGGGGTCTGCGCCGCATTGCCGCCCGCCGGCGCCTGCTGCGTCTGCGGCATCAGCGCGGCCCAGGTCCGTGCGTTCGGCTTGTACGGTTCCTGGGTCATCAGCGTCCAGTTGCTCGCAACCTCGGTCCGCCCTTCCTCGGTCAACAGAAGGCGGGCCAGATTGACGGGGCGCTGCGCGATTTGCAGGGCATCGTTGACGATGGCTTCCTGCTTGTTCTGCTCCAGAGCGATGTCGGTTGCGATGCTCGCGAGAATCGACGTGGCCGTAAGGATGATCAACGGCCCACCAAAGGCGCCGATCCCGGCGGAGGATGCACTAGTGGCCGCCGTCGTTCCGGTCCGCGCCGCGGTGACTGCTGCTGCCGTTGCGTCTCTGAATCGGTGCGGGAAAATCGCCATGGCGAATCTCGCCGTGAGCTGGGCGACCGCCGGCGATATGGCCTCGGCCGTCGATGCCCCGATAAACGACATGACGACCGCGGCGCCAGGCCCCAGCAACATGACGTCACCGACCAGGCCCGCCATATCCGGCGGGGCGACACCCGTATCGTACGCGTTCACCAAATTGTTGCCGCGCGACGCGGTCAGCGCTTGACGGCCGCGCACCCAGCTTTGCCAGACCTTTTGCATTTCCGAAGCGGCCAAAAGGCGGGACTGCTGAACGTAATCGGCCATATAGCTCAGTAAATCCCGTTCGGCCTTGGTCTTCGCGCCGTTTTTGATCACCTCGAAAACGTGATCATAGACAGCCGCCTTGAGGATCGGCGAGGTTTCCGGTTCCGTCTTGATCAGGTCCCAAGCTTTGGTCGTTAACTCGTCATTCTTGGTTTTGTTGAGTTTGCTTTCTGAGCTGAATTTGGCGATGGCCGCATCGATCCGCGTGCGTTCCAAAACCACTTGGGCCGCGATCTCATGCGCGCCCGGCAGCGCAAACAAACCGTTCGGTGTGCGCTTGGCCGATTCCCAGCGCATGTTTGTGTACTCGCAGGCATTGTTCGTCTTGACGCCGGAGACCGAGCGGGTCGAACCCTCCGGGCAGGACCAGCACGTTCCCCCATCGACAAAATCGAAGTGCTCCCCGGCCTTGCACGTCAACGCCGCCTCTTTGGTCGCCGCCTTCAAAAGTTCATTGCGGAAACAAGCGTTTTGCGCGGTCACCGCGGCAGCGGTGCGGCGGTATCCGGCGGGACAGGTGTAACAACCGCCGTTGGGGTCGGAGAACGTGCCTTCGGCGCAAACCCGGTCGATGAATTCGGCCCGGCGCGCCGTTTCTGCAAACTTGCCGCAGGCATCCCATGCGTCCACGGCGGACAGGGTGCGGCCGTACCCGGACGGGCAAGACCAGCATTCTCCGCCATTACGGCCATCCTTGAACGACCCGGCCGGGCAGGACTTTTGCCCGCTGACCCGCGTCGCGCGTTGGTATTGTGGGGAGATCTCCTTGGAACAGGCCATGGGCGTATCGACTGCAAACCCGGTTCTGTTGAAGCCACTTGGGCAACTGAAACAGGACCATGTTCCGATATCGAAGAATGACCCCTGTGGGCATTTGCCGACAGCCTTGCCGGTTTTGGTCGCCTTGGCAAAGCCGCACGCCCCCAAGACCTGGCCCGTGCGCAAATCCATCGCACCGCAAAGCGCATGGCCCTCGGAAAAGGCCGCCTGCGTTTGTACCGCCGCCGCGTCGGACACGCTCGCCGTGACGCCGAAAGTGGCCAGCACCAGCAGCGCTCCCCGTGCCAGAAAGGTTCTGAGCGCGGATTTGAAAGGGATGTTCATTGGCCATTCCTTAGCTGAATCATGCCTGTTCCTTCGTCCTCGCCCGCACTCTGCGACGCCCACCCTCAAGGTCACGCGCGAATGCCATGGGATTTGCTCCCAGACGAGCATCGGGGATGAAGGAGATCATGGAAAAATTCGAAATGGTCCTCTGCAGGCACGCGAAAAGTGCCGCATTCGAGGTTTCCAATATCCGCCGGAAAAAATCCGACGGTTCATTCGCCCCCGCACCGAATGTGGACAGGAACTGATACAGTTAAACGTGTAATGATACGCGGCCGGACGTTTGTGACGTTTTTCGGATGCTGCGTCCGTTTCGTGGATACTGTCGCGACAATTTAAGTACTCGCGCGCACGGTCTCCGAGGGGAGTTCGCCAAATTCCTGGTAATACGCCTGAGCGAAGCGCCCCATATGCGTGAATCCCCATTTCTTTGCAATGTCAGAGATCACGCCTCCGCCCTGCCCTGAGAGCAACAGAGCCCGGATCCGTTTTAACCGCACAATGCGTAAATAGGCCATCGGAGAAGCACCGTAGGCATCCATGAACCCTCTCTGCACACCCCGAAAGCCGCATCCGGCCGCAGCTGCGATGTCAGCAAGTCCCAGTTTCTTGTCTGCATGGGCGTGAATGTATTCACGCGCGCGCTTGACGTGGTATGGGACAACTGTTGCCACGGAACGACCGTTCAGAACGTCCTTGTAGCTGTTGGGCAACAGGGTCAAGCACTGGGTCAACAACATGTCTTCCATCTGTGCGGTGAGGATCGGGTTGTCCAGTTCGAGCAGGGGAGCGTCCAGGGCTTCAGCGATATAGTGGATGGTGTTACGAATAATCCTTCCACCGGGCGCGGTGAAATCAATCTCGGGTTCGAATGTCAATCCCATCAGATCCACCGCGTCCCCAATCAAAGAACGGGCATGAGCTTTCAATTTTCTTTTGGACAGGGGAAGCGCAAAGGCGCCAAAGCCCTCCTGACTGGCGTTGACAGGGGCCACCAAGTCGCGAATGAACCCTCTGCCCATCGAGAATTCCGTCTCCCTCCCAGCATGCCGCACGACACCTGAGCCACTGGTAACCAGATACAGGATTAGTCCG
Above is a genomic segment from Shumkonia mesophila containing:
- a CDS encoding branched-chain amino acid ABC transporter permease, which produces MQVLILDIVTTAAILFAVSCGLLISFGVLKIINFAHGAFLTIGGYSALVVTQMGWPPLLAYPFSLLVGLVLGAAVERFIVKPLYDRPLDAILATWGLGIIISQLITIGFGRGVQFVQSPMTGAVELLDGSYSVYRLAATGGAIVIGGLLALLMHRTRLGLNARAVIMNENLAQALGINSSSVRLIAFGLGAGLASLAGAIITPLSSVDPNMGVPWLVNAFMLVLVAGSSLLALLIGSVVLGGLQLVISTYGSPILGGLTIAVAAALLLRIRPKGFVLD
- a CDS encoding substrate-binding protein: MSRSRPEASLRGRLAANPSRRAFLGAAMVLAGIASLPAQAQQTIKIGVPVGLSGANSVVAPSVVQSAELAVEEINAAGGVLGKKLELVVADDGSGAAGAQKAFDQLVFRDKVNVLISMETSAARNAGLPIVSRGKVPFIYTSFYEGRSCNKYLYVDAWVPDQQVAPIVDHFMDKKSAKTFFLVGSDYAFGRGMLEFSRKYIESRGGKILGEEYAPMDATDWTPIISKIRSANPDALITSTAGGAPNVTLTKQLRAAGIDKLYGNLAVDEGTAKSMGADAAGIYISASYLTSIDSAENKTFLAAMGKKFGTGLKTPNDLSVPQYEAVYLYKAAVEKAGGTDAEKVIDVLDDVSYKGPRGVIQMSKQRHAPLTMYLGQVKPDGSVEVIASFANVDPGDQCPNLK
- a CDS encoding substrate-binding domain-containing protein, which produces MEKSLTFAVVAPASGLLGMMGPSTLAAMGLAVEEINRSGGVCGRPLSVQRVDAGLGIDAVVQGIRGADAEPAAIIGTHPSHLREQLVERLDGRIPYIYTPHYEGGEHHAGVYAIGETPERQLRPAIARLMDRLNLRRWYLIGHDYVWPRRAASAIVGAIHAGGGKLVGSRYVPFRHLDFRDDVRAIATSGAEAVVSLLIGHGAVEFHRDFAEAGLSGDVVRFSPDIEENLLLAIGPSNADNLYSCSGYFESLDMPSNRTFLARYRARFGRLAPLQSSYTQSLFEGLWFAKALLEARADNPRWLDRAGEHFAVHGPRGAARFSDQELRRPTYLAQAHETRFDVIETFPIG
- a CDS encoding MarR family winged helix-turn-helix transcriptional regulator — protein: MTRSSGGPRAAVSTASNRPKGSRRPSPADLRHRLLTALTRAYGAAIRSYNKLARELDIPFEQWLVLAEMRRHESVSMGELVKILGFNFSTLTRIVDRMVNSSLIYRQVDPQDRRKVVMVLTDEGRGRLEQIDRHLDGALLPTSALATEGPAVLADLVRLAEQFPEE
- a CDS encoding M20/M25/M40 family metallo-hydrolase — its product is MTDAGFDCALHALDDSRASLIARLGDRKAQRAPLAFTGQIDTVPLGAAPWTQDPFAGDIIDGCLYGRGSSDMKSGLAAFVVAAITEAERIGDGAGVLMAITAGEETGCDGAMALAEGGHLPFRRCVLPPEGAFASEVPA
- a CDS encoding tectonin domain-containing protein; this translates as MIWPYGKHLLLLLCLVTGVSQLSGLARAQGSPAEAPQWHRLPGTAVDISINSEGQAYAVAPDGTPWRWDALEQRWRRMSGRFVRITAAEANRPWAVGADGVVFRYNGLWWENKDTDVADVAADALGNVYIAKVSGEIKKWNPLRSEWRPLEGTARRLALDRAGHPWVVTGNGRIRAFDGKTWTDLPGLALDIAANGDDTVVIADAEGELRIWNAAENRWALVPGIHKVSAVAAAPDGGPWAVVEGGVIMATTLLVVEERIKTKEGLAPQAVAPQAQAPQASAPVDSAPLAVASALQAAPATPETPTAPPAQAQPLMAPAPTARSPAAAPPAATGTKAAKPATVEPDSGLTASTDPTAITAKGPITFVNTRKTASDLAIGKDGSVFGLDAGGNVLRWSNARRRFEGFPGTLARIAVDPGGNPWGISTLGRVFRHTGELWKQIPNAIGSDIAIGGDGTVMITDATGGLYRLDAAMTRFERIPGQGLLVAVAPDGTPWTIRSDSLVQRCGGSPCRVLPQKATSIAIGPDGSVYVVSDRSRLMRLGADGETFEMVQTPGHTPLRVAVGPNGYPWLVTSAELVLASAFFERDEAQDRAVAAGTAGDTTGSGGTGAVVNLPSSTGFTFSKNMKFDSYSTGLTNFSSLIVGRNDEIYVYGEKGGQQQQLPPKVLLHFNNKTKAFEETLISFPTDVEQIGVDGNDNFWGFKSGTVYKLNSKGTLSKTYSVVSGSANSLSIGADGKVHIVVGSTLYLLKTGTNAFTKFSNDDVKKVAVGRAGDLWILDDNNIVQQYTGTKFENRPLGQSIEGSAIAAGTDGTIYITHWNGSKMQLRKWNATNKSFDTVNNEEADKVGVDSSGRPWIAYTSMNNDVKRAKD